GTGGTGTTCTTCCATGGCTGGACGACGTCCTCGATCTCGGCCCGGCCGATCAGTACGGTCGTGAGTCCCACCCGGCCTTCGATGCCGGCGTACTCGGCGACGCTCGGCCGGCGGAGATCAGCGTCGACCAGGACCACCCGCGAGCCAGCGTCAGCGAGTGCCACCGCGAGATTCGCGGCCGTCGTGCTCTTGCCCTCCTCGGGTACCGACGATGTAACAACCACCGAGCTCGGCCGATCCGCAAGGTCGAGGAACTGGAGGTTGGTTCGAAGCCTCCGGTATGCCTCAGCCCGTTGCCCGTGCGGATCGTCGTGCATCACGATGGGGTGAGCCGCCGTCTTGTCGTCGAACCGTACAGTCCCGATGACGGAGGCTTCGGTGATGGTGGCGAGATCCGCTTCTGATCGCACCTTCGTGTCGAGTACTTCGCGGAGCAGCGCGATGCCGGCGCCGAGGAGCAGTCCAAGCACGAGACCTAGAGCGAGATTTCGGGAGACGTTTGGGGAAGATGGAGCCTGTGAGATCACAGCTTCGTTGAGCCTGGTTGCCCGAACGGCCTCAGTGCCATTGGCACTGTCCGGGGAGAGGCCACCAACCGTTGCCGCGACCTGGGCTGCCACGAGGTTCGCGATGTCGCGCGCCATAGCAGGGTCAGCATGTGTCGCTGATATCTCCAAAATGGTCGTGTCTGGTGCTATAGACACGGCGAGGGCTTCAGCTAGGGCGTCCGGAGTCACCGCGCCCCCGAGCGCCTCAGCGGCAGGCTCGAGTACAAGTGCCTGCTGTGCGACCTCCGCGTACGAACCCATCTGTCGCTCCGTAAAGGAGGAGCCCTGGGCGAGGTCAGAGACCGATCCGCCGCCTTGGACAGCAAAAAAGAGTCGCGTCGACGATGTGTATTGCGGTGTCACCGCTAGGGTCACCGCCGTCGTCAATGCGAGTGCCACCAACGCCCCTGCGACTACGGTAAGCCATCGCTTTCGCAGCACCTGGAGGTAATCCGCCAGTTCCATATGTATCCCTTAACTTGCCCTCGCTGTCAGCATCATCTTCCCACACCAACTCGTGCGGCCCTTCGTACTGTCCCCCCAACAGGCTCCGGCGCCTGGACCTGAGCGATAGGGCCACTCAGCCACCGGCGCCGATACGTGCGGCGGGCCGCTGGAGACTGCTGCACGAATACGTGACAGTGGTTCTCGGCTGGCAAGTGCGACCTGAGTGGCCATGATGGTCTCGTACTCGATGGGTATCAGGCGTCGGAGTCGGGCTTAGCGCCGGCGGCGGAGTACGTCTGCTCGGTCCAGGTGATGACCGCCAGGCGCAGCTCGGTTCGGGTGGTCCAGCGGCGGCGGTTGAGCACGTTCTTCTGGAGCAGAGCGATGAGGCTCTCCATGGCGGCGTGTCCCACGGCTAAGGCGGCTTGGCCCATCGATCCGCGGGAGGCGTGGCGGCGGCGCAGCCCGGCGAGGAAGCGCCGGGCTCGAAATTGCGAACCGCAGTCGGTGTGGACGTGCACCGTGCGCGCGCAGCCGCTCCACCATGCTGAGCGACCGTTGTCAACAGGCCCGTAACCGCGATGCGGCTCTTCGTCCGCGGGCCGATCAAGTAGCCCACGATCGCGTCGGGAACACCGATTTGATCGCGCACAGGTAGGCCTTTGCCGTTATCCGTGTGGCGAGTGGTGATGTCGGTGCGCCGCATTCGATTCCCGGTTAAGGGTTGAGGACGGGGCTTCCTGGGGTGGTGCAACCTGGGACGCTCGTGCTGCTCCGGACTACGCCCACAGGGTCAGCAGCGCTAGCGAACCGCCCGCCTGCGCGTAGCCACCGTCGATTTCCTTGCTGCGGCGGCTCGCGACCAC
The sequence above is a segment of the Georgenia faecalis genome. Coding sequences within it:
- a CDS encoding polysaccharide biosynthesis tyrosine autokinase, whose translation is MELADYLQVLRKRWLTVVAGALVALALTTAVTLAVTPQYTSSTRLFFAVQGGGSVSDLAQGSSFTERQMGSYAEVAQQALVLEPAAEALGGAVTPDALAEALAVSIAPDTTILEISATHADPAMARDIANLVAAQVAATVGGLSPDSANGTEAVRATRLNEAVISQAPSSPNVSRNLALGLVLGLLLGAGIALLREVLDTKVRSEADLATITEASVIGTVRFDDKTAAHPIVMHDDPHGQRAEAYRRLRTNLQFLDLADRPSSVVVTSSVPEEGKSTTAANLAVALADAGSRVVLVDADLRRPSVAEYAGIEGRVGLTTVLIGRAEIEDVVQPWKNTTLDILPAGQVPPNPSELLGSRAMANVLKQLTDRYDVVIIDSPPLLPVTDAAVLSNQVGGMLVVVGADRVHKGQLRDSLESLAAVDAHVLGLVMNKVSKQDNDRYGYSYESYRPHEGSGAASKARRGAGSTPRRARVLAGRRG